The following coding sequences are from one Lycium ferocissimum isolate CSIRO_LF1 chromosome 3, AGI_CSIRO_Lferr_CH_V1, whole genome shotgun sequence window:
- the LOC132050134 gene encoding protein REVEILLE 1 isoform X1 gives MLSAEMTIRDQSESDTILPRRNSISVDVGAPSPRTIQLEEQVILADEYAPKVRKPYTISKQRERWSEEEHRKFLEALKLHGRAWRRIEEHVGTKTAVQIRSHAQKFFSKVVRESNSGDVSSVESIEIPPPRPKRKPMHPYPRKMATQVKNGTLAPEKSKRSTSPDLCLSEQENQSPTSVLSARGSDAFGTVDSSKPSDSSSPVSSAVAENSGDLILSEPSDFMLEERRSSPARAYASSNPDNQACVKPELFPEDNDFVKEGSDEGSSTQCLKLFGKTVLVSDSYMPSSTSGQLSLTDENDEPASRMSPRSSLNTKSLPWDSECPRSTLTIGPPTPTYCARPNQSVSSPLLPWGSSYVSAAFACTQVHNPIPMKGRPLFNDKDLEDKETQKEGSSTGSNAESVENLEIEAQSSRNLVEESVRATVPSLFERRANSKKRVKGFLPYKRCLAERGISSSTSTGEEREEQRTRLCL, from the exons ATGCTTTCTGCAGAAATGACTATACGG GATCAAAGTGAGTCGGACACAATCCTTCCCAGAAGGAATAGCATTTCAGTTGATGTTGGAGCTCCTTCACCGAGGACCATCCAGCTGGAAGAGCAAGTTATTCTTGCAGATGAATATGCTCCTAAG GTAAGAAAACCATACACCATATCAAAGCAAAGAGAGAGGTGGTCAGAGGAAGAGCATAGAAAGTTCCTTGAAGCTTTAAAGCTTCATGGTAGGGCATGGCGACGTATAGAAG AGCATGTGGGCACCAAAACTGCAGTTCAGATCAGAAGCCATGCTCAGAAGTTTTTCTCAAAG GTTGTTCGTGAATCGAATAGTGGTGATGTAAGCTCCGTGGAATCCATTGAGATCCCTCCTCCTCGGCCTAAAAGAAAGCCAATGCACCCTTATCCACGTAAAATGGCTACTCAAGTTAAAAATGGAACCCTAGCTCCAGAGAAATCGAAGAGGTCTACTTCACCTGATCTGTGTCTCTCCGAGCAAGAGAATCAGTCGCCTACCTCTGTGTTGTCTGCCCGTGGTTCAGATGCATTTGGCACGGTAGATTCCAGTAAGCCAAGTGATAGCTCTTCACCTGTTTCATCAGCTGTTGCTGAGAATTCTGGTGATCTTATACTTTCTGAACCATCCGACTTCATGCTAGAGGAGAGAAGATCTTCACCTGCCCGAGCTTATGCTAGTTCAAATCCAGACAATCAGGCTTGCGTG AAACCAGAGTTGTTCCCGGAAGACAATGATTTTGTGAAAGAAGGCTCGGATGAGGGATCATCCACTCAGTGTCTGAAGCTATTTGGTAAAACTGTATTAGTCAGTGATTCTTATATGCCTTCTTCAACTTCTGGCCAACTATCATTGACAGATGAGAATGATGAACCAGCATCGCGGATGTCACCTCGGAGCTCCTTAAATACGAAATCTTTGCCCTGGGATTCAGAATGTCCCCGAAGTACCTTAACCATTGGACCCCCTACACCAACATATTGCGCAAGGCCTAACCAAAGTGTGTCTTCACCTCTTTTACCGTGGGGATCATCTTATGTATCTGCTGCATTTGCTTGCACTCAGGTGCATAATCCAATTCCAATGAAGGGACGTCCACTCTTTAACGACAAAGATTTGGAAGATAAGGAAACTCAAAAGGAAGGGTCTTCCACTGGCTCCAACGCCGAATCAGTAGagaatttggaaattgaagCTCAGAGTAGTCGAAATCTGGTAGAAGAATCTGTTAGAGCCACTGTCCCCTCTTTGTTTGAGCGAAGAGCAAATTCCAAGAAGCGTGTGAAGGGTTTTCTTCCTTATAAGAGATGCTTAGCTGAAAGAGGCATCAGTTCCTCAACATCAAccggagaagaaagagaagaacaaCGAACTCGATTATGCTTGTAG
- the LOC132050134 gene encoding protein REVEILLE 1 isoform X2 codes for MATYRRACGHQNCSSDQKPCSEVFLKGLLLLSHFIYMPPSKVVRESNSGDVSSVESIEIPPPRPKRKPMHPYPRKMATQVKNGTLAPEKSKRSTSPDLCLSEQENQSPTSVLSARGSDAFGTVDSSKPSDSSSPVSSAVAENSGDLILSEPSDFMLEERRSSPARAYASSNPDNQACVKPELFPEDNDFVKEGSDEGSSTQCLKLFGKTVLVSDSYMPSSTSGQLSLTDENDEPASRMSPRSSLNTKSLPWDSECPRSTLTIGPPTPTYCARPNQSVSSPLLPWGSSYVSAAFACTQVHNPIPMKGRPLFNDKDLEDKETQKEGSSTGSNAESVENLEIEAQSSRNLVEESVRATVPSLFERRANSKKRVKGFLPYKRCLAERGISSSTSTGEEREEQRTRLCL; via the exons ATGGCGACGTATAGAAG AGCATGTGGGCACCAAAACTGCAGTTCAGATCAGAAGCCATGCTCAGAAGTTTTTCTCAAAGGTTTACTGCTCTTATCCCATTTTATCTATATGCCGCCTTCTAAA GTTGTTCGTGAATCGAATAGTGGTGATGTAAGCTCCGTGGAATCCATTGAGATCCCTCCTCCTCGGCCTAAAAGAAAGCCAATGCACCCTTATCCACGTAAAATGGCTACTCAAGTTAAAAATGGAACCCTAGCTCCAGAGAAATCGAAGAGGTCTACTTCACCTGATCTGTGTCTCTCCGAGCAAGAGAATCAGTCGCCTACCTCTGTGTTGTCTGCCCGTGGTTCAGATGCATTTGGCACGGTAGATTCCAGTAAGCCAAGTGATAGCTCTTCACCTGTTTCATCAGCTGTTGCTGAGAATTCTGGTGATCTTATACTTTCTGAACCATCCGACTTCATGCTAGAGGAGAGAAGATCTTCACCTGCCCGAGCTTATGCTAGTTCAAATCCAGACAATCAGGCTTGCGTG AAACCAGAGTTGTTCCCGGAAGACAATGATTTTGTGAAAGAAGGCTCGGATGAGGGATCATCCACTCAGTGTCTGAAGCTATTTGGTAAAACTGTATTAGTCAGTGATTCTTATATGCCTTCTTCAACTTCTGGCCAACTATCATTGACAGATGAGAATGATGAACCAGCATCGCGGATGTCACCTCGGAGCTCCTTAAATACGAAATCTTTGCCCTGGGATTCAGAATGTCCCCGAAGTACCTTAACCATTGGACCCCCTACACCAACATATTGCGCAAGGCCTAACCAAAGTGTGTCTTCACCTCTTTTACCGTGGGGATCATCTTATGTATCTGCTGCATTTGCTTGCACTCAGGTGCATAATCCAATTCCAATGAAGGGACGTCCACTCTTTAACGACAAAGATTTGGAAGATAAGGAAACTCAAAAGGAAGGGTCTTCCACTGGCTCCAACGCCGAATCAGTAGagaatttggaaattgaagCTCAGAGTAGTCGAAATCTGGTAGAAGAATCTGTTAGAGCCACTGTCCCCTCTTTGTTTGAGCGAAGAGCAAATTCCAAGAAGCGTGTGAAGGGTTTTCTTCCTTATAAGAGATGCTTAGCTGAAAGAGGCATCAGTTCCTCAACATCAAccggagaagaaagagaagaacaaCGAACTCGATTATGCTTGTAG